One window of the Zea mays cultivar B73 chromosome 3, Zm-B73-REFERENCE-NAM-5.0, whole genome shotgun sequence genome contains the following:
- the LOC103651471 gene encoding heat stress transcription factor C-1a → MDGLHTELALGLLECGVVGSGGETAPFVAKTYQMVCDSRTDALVRWGRGNNSFVVADPAGFSRLLLPCFFKHSNFSSFVRQLNTYGFRKVHPDRWEFAHESFLRGQTHLLPRIVRRKKRGGGGGACSSGGDAPQAGCCISTMGEDHRPEADPDEKQEADAEAALLEEVQRLRQEQTAIGEELAQMSRRLQATERRPDQLMSFLDRLAEDPDGVTRNLVEQAAEKKRRRMQLASQSQPARPPLPPAPPPPVLHPLLALGGAAAKGLDGWQWAELQKPSVVLPAFDFDPAASCCGAQHAPNLGGAGIIGMGLTADETTVETPFPFCLLGQGFF, encoded by the exons ATGGACGGCCTCCACACCGAGCTCGCGCTGGGGCTGCTGGAGTGCGGCGTTGTTGGCAGCGGAGGCGAGACAGCGCCGTTCGTGGCCAAGACCTACCAGATGGTGTGCGATTCGCGGACGGACGCGCTCGTCCGATGGGGCAGGGGGAACAACAGCTTCGTCGTCGCCGACCCCGCCGGCTTCTCGCGGCTGCTCCTCCCCTGCTTCTTCAAGCACAGCAACTTCTCCAGCTTCGTGCGCCAGCTCAACACATAC GGGTTCCGGAAGGTGCACCCGGACCGGTGGGAGTTCGCGCACGAGTCGTTCCTGCGCGGCCAGACGCACCTGCTGCCGCGCATCGTGCGCCGCAAGAAGCGCGGCGGTGGAGGAGGAGCCTGCTCGTCCGGCGGCGATGCGCCGCAGGCCGGCTGCTGTATCAGCACCATGGGCGAGGATCATCGTCCGGAGGCGGATCCGGACGAGAAGCAGGAGGCGGATGCCGAGGCGGCTCTGCTGGAGGAGGTGCAGCGGCTGCGGCAGGAGCAGACTGCCATCGGGGAGGAGCTGGCCCAGATGAGCCGGCGCCTGCAGGCCACGGAGCGGCGGCCTGACCAGCTCATGTCCTTCCTAGACAGGCTCGCGGAGGACCCCGACGGCGTCACGCGCAACCTTGTCGAGCAGGCCGCCGAGAAGAAGCGCCGCCGCATGCAGCTCGCGTCCCAGTCGcagcccgcccgcccgccgctcCCGCCGGCGCCGCCGCCACCGGTGCTCCACCCGCTGCTGGCGCTCGGAGGCGCCGCCGCCAAGGGCCTGGACGGCTGGCAGTGGGCGGAGCTGCAGAAGCCGTCCGTTGTGCTCCCCGCCTTCGATTTCGATCCCGCCGCCAGCTGCTGCGGGGCGCAGCATGCGCCGAATCTCGGCGGCGCCGGCATCATCGGCATGGGCCTGACTGCTGATGAGACCACGGTAGAGACCCCCTTCCCGTTCTGCCTGCTCGGCCAGGGTTTCTTTTGA